The following nucleotide sequence is from Phycisphaera sp..
CATGATGCCAAAGCCCGCCCAGATGACCGCGAACACCAGCTTGATGAACCCGTCGCCCAGCATCGGCACGACGAGGGCCGAGGCCACCGGCACCACCACGACCGCGGCCGCCATGCTCCAGAGCATCGGCCGCACCGCCAGGGGCAGCCGGCCGCACAAGATGAAGATCGTGGCCGAGGTCATGCCCACGCTCTGGATCAGGAAGCTGAAGTTCCGCCCCAGGCTGACCGGCTCATCGAACAGCAGCACGAGGATGGGAAAGCCCACCGTGCCCCCGCCCATGGGTGTGCTGCCCGCGACATACGACCCCGCGGCCATCGCCACCGCGATCGGCCACTCTCGGGCCACCGTCGGCCCAAGCCCCAGGTACACCACCGCGAAGGCCCACGCGCACAAGAACCAGAACGCCCATGCGACAAACGGCAGATGCTGGATGGCACGATCACGGCCGGCACGCTTGGTGGTCAACCCCGCCCCTCTCAACCGCCACGAGACACAAATCCCCGTGTTTCTGGCGGCCGGATGCTATGCGGGATGCCCGAACGCCCGGCACCAGCCGGGCCCAAGCAATACACTGCCCCGATGGCCGAAACCACCCCGCAACATCCGAATCTCGACCGCCTCTACCTCGACAACGCCGCCACCAGCTTCCCCAAGGCCCCCGGCGTGTACGAGGCCATGCTCCGCTACGGCCAGAATATCGGCGCCTCGCCGGGCCGCGGCAGCTATCGCGAAGCCCGCCAGGGCGCGGCCGTACTGGGCGAGTGCCGCCGCCTCATCGCACGGCTCATCAACGCACCGGACCCCGACCACGTCGTGTTCACGCTCAACACCAGCGACGCGCTGAACCTGGCCATCAAGGGCGTGGTCTTCCACCGCTTGCGCACCGACCCGGACGAACGCATCCACGTGGTCACCACGGCCATGGACCACAACTCGGTGCTCCGCCCGCTCAACGCCCTGGCCGCCATGCTGCCGGGCATGTTCAGGTGGACGCGCGTGCCCGTGGACGAGGACGGCGTGGCCGACCCGGCCGACATCGAGGCGGCCATCACGCCCGACACGGCCCTGGTCGCCGTCGTCCACGCCAGCAACGCGACCGGCGTGATCCAGCCGATCGCCGACATCGGGCGTCTTTGTAGAACTCGGAGCGTGCCATTGCTCGTCGACGCCGCCCAGAGCATCGGCCACCTGCCCATCGACGTCGCGCGAGACGCCATCGACCTGCTCGCTTTCCCGGGCCACAAGGGCCTGCTGAGCCCGCTGGGCACCGGCGGCCTTTGGATCGGCCCGGGCACGGAAGAACGCATGGACCCATTGCGCGAGGGCGGCACCGGATCGCTGAGCGAGCACGACACCCAGCCGACCGACCTGCCCGACAAGTACGAACCCGGCTCGCACAACACAGTCGGCATCGCCGGCCTGATCGAGGGCGTGCGGTTCATCCTCGACCGAGGCATCGAAGACCTGCGCAACCACGAGGTCTCGCTCATCGAGCGGTTCATTGCCGGATTGGACGAAACCCCCGGCGTGCATCTGGTCGGCCCGCGCAATCCCGATCATCGTGTTGCCGTGTTCGGCCTGGTCTTCGACGGCATCGATCCCAATGAGGCGGCCGGAGCGCTCGAGCACGACCACGGCCTGCTCACCCGAGCGGGCCTGCATTGCGCGCCCGGTGCCCACGAATCGATGGAAACCTCCGCGCTCGGCGGCACCGTGCGGCTGAGCTTCGGGCCCTTCACCACGGCGGCCGATGTCGAACGCGCCCTCGCGGGAATCGCCGAGGTCACGCCCGTTTCGGCATCGAATTGAGTCGGATCAGGCCTTGTTGGTTCAGGGCTTGTTGGTTCAGGCCTTCAGAGCCGGCCGACGCCGCAGCAGCCACACCGAGGCCACCCACCGCAGGCTCCAGCCGAGCCGGTGCAACTTGAGCTGCACGTCGAGGCGACGCAAGGAGGCGTCTTCGGGCTCGACCGACAGGCCCTGCTTGAGCCAGTACCGCGCCCGCGACCACTGGCCCTCACGCAGCAACGCCAGCGCGATGTTGTGCATCGCCGGCACGAACCGCGGATCGAGCCGCACGGCCTCGCGGGTGGCGTCGATACCCGAAGACCGATCGCTCGCGTGGAAGTGCGCCAGGCCGAGCCAGTGCCACAGCCGCGCGTCGTGCGGCCGCATGCGTGTCGCGCGGCTGAGCACGCGGATGGCTTGCTTCTGCGCACCCGCGTCGATTAGCAACTCGCCGAGTTCGGCCAGCGCCGCGCCATCGGTGGAGAGTTCTTCCTGCCCCTCACGCTCGGCTACGCGGTGCAAACGCTCGACCTCGGCTTCGAGGAGTTCGATGGTCCGCTGGCGGTCCTCGGCCTTGGGCGAAGCCAGCAGCAACCGGGCCAGCCGACGCGTGACCTCGCCGTTGTCGGGTTCGAGCCGGCGCGCCACGTCGAGATGCACGATGGCCCGCCCGGGCTCGCCACGCTTCTCGTGCAGGAAGCCAAGCTCGGCGTGCGCCTCGGCATGATCGGGTTCGAGTTCCAGCACGCGTCCGAACTTCTCGCGCGCCTCGTCCAGGCGGCGCATCTCGACAAGCAATCGCCCCAGGTTCATGAGCACGCCCAC
It contains:
- a CDS encoding aminotransferase class V-fold PLP-dependent enzyme, whose amino-acid sequence is MAETTPQHPNLDRLYLDNAATSFPKAPGVYEAMLRYGQNIGASPGRGSYREARQGAAVLGECRRLIARLINAPDPDHVVFTLNTSDALNLAIKGVVFHRLRTDPDERIHVVTTAMDHNSVLRPLNALAAMLPGMFRWTRVPVDEDGVADPADIEAAITPDTALVAVVHASNATGVIQPIADIGRLCRTRSVPLLVDAAQSIGHLPIDVARDAIDLLAFPGHKGLLSPLGTGGLWIGPGTEERMDPLREGGTGSLSEHDTQPTDLPDKYEPGSHNTVGIAGLIEGVRFILDRGIEDLRNHEVSLIERFIAGLDETPGVHLVGPRNPDHRVAVFGLVFDGIDPNEAAGALEHDHGLLTRAGLHCAPGAHESMETSALGGTVRLSFGPFTTAADVERALAGIAEVTPVSASN
- a CDS encoding tetratricopeptide repeat protein, translating into MSDWIDAEAHVERAHDLYEAGRWAEAAAALREAIALNPYQPDWLFNLGVALEADGRYEEAASAFGESYQLRSGDFNAAMAAGVNLVRAGKVRPALAWFDKAEAAEPGEVYPAIARIEAHAQLGEHDEAELAFYMLQQRKPECAEAYSAIAASLLSRGLHDRAVWCLREAARLEPDLPGVQAKLAEAYWQTGRHERARQLFLIELREDPGDVGVLMNLGRLLVEMRRLDEAREKFGRVLELEPDHAEAHAELGFLHEKRGEPGRAIVHLDVARRLEPDNGEVTRRLARLLLASPKAEDRQRTIELLEAEVERLHRVAEREGQEELSTDGAALAELGELLIDAGAQKQAIRVLSRATRMRPHDARLWHWLGLAHFHASDRSSGIDATREAVRLDPRFVPAMHNIALALLREGQWSRARYWLKQGLSVEPEDASLRRLDVQLKLHRLGWSLRWVASVWLLRRRPALKA